One part of the Anaeromyxobacter sp. Fw109-5 genome encodes these proteins:
- a CDS encoding response regulator yields the protein MIEEVQPGTRPGSAEETNVQDERRLDPRASVLVVEDEHELRELIARWLETRSYRVVEAADGHDAVELLQAGLEPDVILLDLTMPRMDGRAFLDWLRSQPEHRHRPVIVASAYLEDEPPLDAERTFSKPFRPDLLERELARLVAGD from the coding sequence GTGATCGAGGAAGTACAGCCGGGGACCCGGCCGGGGTCCGCGGAGGAGACGAACGTCCAGGACGAGCGCCGGCTCGACCCGCGCGCCAGCGTGCTCGTCGTGGAGGACGAGCACGAGCTCAGGGAGCTCATCGCGCGCTGGCTGGAGACGCGGAGCTATCGCGTGGTCGAGGCGGCCGACGGTCACGACGCAGTCGAGCTGCTCCAGGCGGGGCTCGAGCCGGACGTGATCCTGCTCGACCTCACCATGCCGCGGATGGACGGCCGAGCGTTCCTCGACTGGCTCCGCTCCCAGCCCGAGCATCGCCACCGACCCGTCATCGTCGCGAGCGCCTACCTCGAGGACGAGCCACCGCTCGACGCCGAGCGGACCTTCTCGAAGCCGTTCCGCCCCGATCTCCTCGAGCGCGAGCTCGCGCGGCTCGTGGCCGGAGATTGA
- a CDS encoding FAD-binding oxidoreductase codes for MANVMPRNQDRALTPELLAPLREQLRGALCLPGESGYEQARTLWNAMIDRHPAAVVRAAGAADVMRAVAFAREHDVLLSVRGGGHNIAGNAVCEGGLTIDLTPMKSVRVDPGRRTARVEPGVTLGELDRETQAFGLVTPVGVNSTTGVAGLTLGGGFGWTSRKLGLTVDNLISADVVTADGRLLHASEDENADLFWAIRGGGGNFGVVTSFEFRLHPLGPTVLAGLVIHPFARARELLGEWRRIVAAAPDELTAWVVLRKAPPLPFLPAEVHGTEILVLAMCWTGNVEDGQKALAPLRALGKPHADVVGPVPFVAWQSALDPLLTPGARNYWKSHELAEVGDGALDVLVDHAGRLPTPECEVFLGALGGAVSRVPADATAYPHRDVPYFVNVHTRWRDPAEDSVCVGWARALFDALAPHATGGVYVNFMPEDEAQRVRPGAYGANYDRLARIKAKYDPDNLFHLNQNIRPAG; via the coding sequence ATGGCGAACGTGATGCCGAGGAACCAGGACCGGGCGCTGACGCCGGAGCTGCTCGCGCCTCTCCGCGAGCAGCTCCGCGGGGCGCTTTGCCTGCCTGGAGAATCCGGGTACGAGCAGGCGCGCACCCTCTGGAACGCGATGATCGATCGCCACCCTGCCGCGGTGGTGCGCGCCGCGGGTGCGGCCGACGTGATGCGCGCCGTGGCGTTCGCGCGGGAGCACGACGTGCTGCTCTCGGTTCGCGGCGGCGGGCACAACATCGCCGGGAACGCGGTGTGCGAGGGCGGGCTCACGATCGACCTCACCCCGATGAAGTCGGTGCGCGTGGATCCCGGCCGCCGCACGGCGCGCGTCGAGCCGGGGGTCACGCTGGGCGAGCTCGACCGCGAGACGCAGGCGTTCGGCCTGGTCACGCCGGTCGGCGTCAACTCGACGACGGGGGTGGCCGGGCTCACGCTCGGCGGCGGCTTCGGCTGGACGAGCCGCAAGCTCGGGCTCACCGTCGACAACCTGATCTCCGCGGACGTGGTCACCGCCGACGGAAGGCTCCTGCACGCGAGCGAGGACGAGAACGCGGACCTGTTCTGGGCCATCCGCGGCGGCGGCGGGAACTTCGGCGTGGTGACCTCCTTCGAGTTCCGCCTGCACCCCCTCGGCCCGACCGTGCTGGCCGGTCTCGTGATCCACCCGTTCGCCCGGGCGAGGGAGCTCCTCGGCGAGTGGCGGCGCATCGTCGCCGCCGCCCCCGACGAGCTCACCGCCTGGGTGGTGCTGCGCAAGGCGCCCCCGCTGCCGTTCCTTCCCGCCGAGGTCCACGGCACCGAGATCCTGGTGCTCGCCATGTGCTGGACGGGAAACGTGGAGGACGGCCAGAAGGCGCTCGCCCCCCTCCGCGCGCTCGGCAAGCCGCACGCCGATGTCGTCGGACCCGTCCCGTTCGTCGCCTGGCAGTCGGCGCTCGACCCGCTCCTCACCCCGGGGGCGCGGAACTACTGGAAGTCGCACGAGCTCGCCGAGGTCGGCGACGGGGCGCTCGACGTCCTGGTGGATCATGCCGGACGTCTGCCCACCCCCGAGTGCGAGGTCTTCCTCGGCGCCCTCGGCGGCGCGGTGAGCCGCGTACCGGCGGACGCCACCGCCTACCCGCACCGCGACGTCCCGTACTTCGTCAACGTCCACACGCGCTGGAGGGATCCGGCCGAGGACAGCGTGTGCGTCGGGTGGGCGCGCGCGCTGTTCGACGCGCTCGCGCCCCACGCCACGGGCGGCGTGTACGTGAACTTCATGCCGGAGGACGAGGCGCAGCGCGTCCGCCCGGGCGCGTATGGCGCGAACTACGACCGCCTCGCGAGGATCAAGGCGAAGTACGACCCGGACAACCTCTTCCACCTGAACCAGAACATCCGCCCCGCGGGATAG
- a CDS encoding hemerythrin domain-containing protein, translating into MLTRIGGTAAPGDAVDLLLECHVRIRSFLALARRIAEAGEADEGGVAEAAERVRRYFTQALPLHARDEEDSILPRLRGREPAVDAALDEMTREHADHEAPLAVLVGACEELSRAPRCLAALAPVVARATGELEQHFAAHLEREEQVIFPAMRRLFDRATDEALVREIRARRGVVPPPEPLASPGAGGP; encoded by the coding sequence ATGCTCACCCGCATCGGAGGGACAGCGGCCCCCGGAGACGCCGTCGACCTGCTGCTCGAGTGTCACGTGCGGATCCGCTCCTTCCTCGCTCTCGCCCGCCGCATCGCCGAGGCCGGGGAGGCGGACGAGGGCGGCGTGGCGGAGGCGGCCGAGCGCGTGCGCCGCTACTTCACCCAGGCGCTGCCGCTGCACGCGCGCGACGAGGAGGACTCGATCCTGCCGCGCCTGCGCGGGCGCGAGCCGGCCGTGGACGCCGCGCTCGACGAGATGACGCGCGAGCACGCCGACCACGAAGCCCCGCTCGCCGTGCTCGTCGGAGCGTGCGAGGAGCTCTCGCGCGCGCCGCGGTGCCTCGCGGCCCTCGCGCCGGTGGTCGCGCGCGCGACCGGCGAGCTCGAGCAGCACTTCGCCGCGCACCTCGAGCGGGAGGAGCAGGTCATCTTCCCGGCCATGCGCCGGCTCTTCGACCGCGCGACGGACGAGGCCCTGGTCCGCGAGATCCGGGCCCGCCGCGGGGTGGTTCCGCCGCCGGAGCCCCTCGCGAGCCCCGGCGCGGGCGGCCCCTGA
- a CDS encoding cyclopropane-fatty-acyl-phospholipid synthase family protein codes for MRSSPAGPFAFGRASSGGWGAARALALLALLAASAPSRVPAAASDPLRAPARTLDVPYEPTAPEVVDAMLRLAGVSPGDVVYDLGCGDGRIVIAAAKLGARAVGVDLDPERVREARANARAAGVESRVEIREGDLFEADLRPASVVMLYLWPEVNLRLRPKLLAELRPGTRVVSHAHDMGDWEPRRTAVVGGARILLWTIPGRKAR; via the coding sequence ATGCGGAGCAGCCCGGCCGGACCCTTCGCTTTCGGACGAGCCTCCTCGGGCGGATGGGGGGCCGCGCGCGCGCTGGCGCTGCTGGCGCTGCTCGCCGCCTCGGCGCCGAGCCGGGTCCCCGCCGCCGCGAGCGACCCGCTCCGCGCGCCGGCCCGAACCCTGGACGTGCCCTACGAGCCGACCGCGCCAGAGGTCGTCGACGCCATGCTGCGGCTCGCCGGCGTGAGCCCCGGGGACGTGGTGTACGACCTCGGCTGCGGCGACGGCCGGATCGTCATCGCCGCGGCGAAGCTCGGGGCGCGGGCGGTGGGCGTGGATCTCGATCCCGAGCGCGTCCGCGAGGCGCGGGCCAACGCGCGCGCGGCCGGCGTGGAGAGCCGGGTGGAGATCCGTGAGGGCGACCTGTTCGAGGCCGATCTCCGGCCTGCGTCGGTGGTGATGCTGTACCTGTGGCCGGAGGTGAACCTGCGCCTGCGGCCGAAGCTCCTGGCGGAGCTCCGCCCCGGCACGCGCGTGGTCTCGCACGCGCACGACATGGGCGATTGGGAGCCGCGGCGGACCGCCGTCGTCGGGGGAGCCCGGATCTTGCTGTGGACGATCCCGGGGCGGAAGGCGCGCTAG
- a CDS encoding four helix bundle protein produces the protein MANNLASLADVARSTVPSPSTSRIPSPARVLPHHKLHAFAVARDLLLAVVGSPIRDAKLRDEAVRSAKSACLNTAEGAGRVTRGDKARAFAIARAETVEAAAAVEIAALCGDTSAAHAEEVARIADRLVAMLTGLVR, from the coding sequence ATGGCCAACAACCTCGCTTCCCTTGCAGACGTAGCTCGCTCCACCGTTCCCTCTCCCTCAACGTCCCGCATCCCTTCTCCCGCGCGCGTCCTCCCTCACCACAAGCTCCACGCGTTCGCCGTCGCGCGTGACCTGCTCCTCGCCGTCGTCGGCTCGCCCATCCGCGACGCGAAGCTCCGTGACGAGGCCGTCCGCTCGGCCAAGTCCGCCTGCCTCAACACGGCGGAGGGCGCCGGGCGAGTGACGAGGGGCGACAAAGCCCGCGCGTTCGCCATCGCCCGCGCCGAGACCGTCGAGGCCGCGGCGGCGGTCGAGATCGCGGCGCTGTGCGGGGACACCTCCGCCGCCCACGCGGAGGAGGTGGCTCGGATCGCGGACCGCCTCGTGGCGATGCTGACGGGGCTGGTGCGCTAG
- a CDS encoding four helix bundle protein, with translation MPNTVLVQLKPGSVSSSPTLTPSPSPSPSPFPFQTLDVYRCARELAVRVHRAQLSDAELRDQATRAAKSAFLNLSEGLPDDRVAMRRKYFLASDGSLHEVVAAVDLAAAIGAVQETDAAEILALADRLRAMLRGLLRRAPTR, from the coding sequence ATGCCAAACACCGTTCTCGTCCAGTTGAAGCCCGGTTCCGTTTCCTCTTCCCCCACCCTCACTCCCTCCCCCTCTCCCTCTCCGTCACCCTTCCCCTTCCAGACCCTCGACGTCTACCGCTGCGCCCGAGAGCTCGCGGTGCGCGTTCACCGCGCCCAGCTCTCCGACGCGGAGCTCCGCGATCAGGCCACCCGCGCGGCCAAGAGCGCGTTCCTGAACCTCAGCGAGGGACTCCCCGACGACCGCGTCGCCATGCGGCGCAAGTACTTCCTCGCCTCCGACGGCTCGCTCCACGAGGTCGTCGCGGCGGTGGACCTCGCAGCCGCCATCGGGGCGGTCCAGGAGACCGACGCAGCCGAGATCCTCGCCCTCGCCGACCGGCTCCGGGCCATGCTGCGAGGGCTGCTCCGCAGGGCCCCCACGCGCTGA
- a CDS encoding YebC/PmpR family DNA-binding transcriptional regulator, translating to MGRIFETRKATMFARWNRMAKVFTRISKDIAIAVKSGGPNPDNNPALRRALQNARGANMPKDKVEAAIKRASGQDQQAYEVVLYEGYGPHGIAVMVETATDNVVRTVANVRMHFKNHGGNLGTSGSVAFQFRKMGVFRLAPEGLDLDTIELDLIDHGLEEMGEGTGEKGEKQLVIRSAFESFGQLQGAIEERKLPLLSAELEFVAQTPVELPEEQAKEVLEMVDALEQDEDVQRVFHNLA from the coding sequence ATGGGACGCATCTTCGAGACGCGCAAGGCCACGATGTTCGCCCGCTGGAACCGGATGGCGAAGGTGTTCACCCGGATCAGCAAGGACATCGCCATCGCGGTGAAGTCGGGCGGACCGAACCCGGACAACAACCCGGCGCTCCGGCGCGCGCTGCAGAACGCCCGCGGCGCCAACATGCCCAAGGACAAGGTCGAGGCCGCCATCAAGCGCGCCAGCGGCCAGGACCAGCAGGCGTACGAGGTCGTCCTCTACGAGGGTTACGGGCCCCACGGCATCGCGGTGATGGTCGAGACCGCCACCGACAACGTGGTCCGGACCGTGGCGAACGTCCGGATGCACTTCAAGAACCACGGCGGCAACCTCGGCACGTCGGGCAGCGTGGCGTTCCAGTTCCGCAAGATGGGCGTCTTCCGGCTCGCGCCCGAGGGGCTCGACCTCGACACGATCGAGCTCGATCTCATCGACCACGGCCTCGAGGAGATGGGCGAGGGGACCGGCGAGAAGGGGGAGAAGCAGCTCGTCATCCGCAGCGCGTTCGAGAGCTTCGGGCAGCTGCAGGGGGCCATCGAGGAGCGGAAGCTCCCCCTCCTCTCGGCGGAGCTGGAATTCGTGGCGCAGACCCCCGTCGAGCTCCCCGAAGAGCAGGCGAAGGAGGTGCTCGAGATGGTGGACGCGCTGGAGCAGGACGAGGACGTCCAGCGAGTGTTCCACAACCTGGCGTAG
- a CDS encoding fused MFS/spermidine synthase, producing the protein MTDTASATWVDGPRGAGAPERSIRLLQALFFFSGFPALIYQLVWQRALFRIFGVNVESVTVVVTAFMLGLGLGSLAGGWLSRRHDVPLLPLLAAIELATGAFGLVSLRVFDAVAALVLGASLPVVAAVSLALVLVPTLLMGATLPVLVGHLVRRNANVGSSVGVLYEVNTLGAGAACLVAAGALFPFLGMRGALHVAVAANAAVAAGAILAQLRGRSPSVAPGPASAPSGQPETLVPRFAAVLGLGALGGFVSLSYEMFFFRTISYATGSSAPAFAITLCAFLVGLASGARRAARGCRRGPRHALAAALRALLAGNALGWAFLPLAGAVAPLGWAALAVALALVFLVARSWGVLLPTLAHLGVPADRDAGMRTAQLYLANIVGSAAGSVVTGFVLMDRLSLAGIAAALVLAGVLTALLLGAAVSGLRPAPTAWALGAGALAAASLPSLSSGVLERLTWKSSTAGKPAFSRIIQNRSGILAVDATGTVFGHGLYDGRFNTDLVHDTNGIVRAYALGLFHPSPRHVLSIGLSSGSWAQVIANHPELESLTVVEINPGCLELVRGDPAVASVLSNPKVAIHVDDARRWLSANPHRRFDAIVSNTTYHFRAHASSLLSAEFLALVRGHLRPGGIFFYNTTGSERAQRTGCLAFPHGVRFSNQLVVSDAPLDLDFARWRRTLEAYRIDGRPVLDPSRPDDRRALAALLSMETALEPGGGSSPARPVERCQDIAARTAGKAPITDDNMGSEWRVVFGLE; encoded by the coding sequence ATGACCGACACCGCCAGCGCGACGTGGGTCGACGGGCCGCGGGGAGCCGGGGCGCCGGAGCGCTCGATCCGCCTCCTTCAGGCGCTGTTCTTCTTCTCGGGGTTCCCGGCCCTCATCTACCAGCTCGTCTGGCAGCGCGCGCTCTTCCGGATCTTCGGCGTCAACGTCGAGTCGGTCACGGTCGTCGTCACCGCGTTCATGCTCGGCCTCGGGCTCGGGAGCCTCGCCGGCGGCTGGCTCTCGCGCCGGCACGACGTGCCGCTCCTCCCCCTGCTCGCCGCGATCGAGCTCGCGACCGGCGCCTTCGGCCTCGTGTCGCTCCGCGTCTTCGACGCGGTCGCGGCGCTCGTGCTCGGCGCCTCGCTGCCCGTGGTCGCGGCGGTGAGCCTCGCGCTCGTCCTCGTTCCCACGCTGCTCATGGGGGCGACCCTCCCCGTGCTCGTGGGCCATCTCGTCCGTCGCAACGCCAACGTCGGCAGCTCCGTGGGCGTGCTCTACGAGGTCAACACGCTGGGGGCCGGCGCGGCGTGCCTGGTGGCCGCCGGGGCGCTCTTCCCGTTCCTCGGCATGCGCGGCGCGCTCCACGTCGCCGTGGCGGCGAACGCCGCGGTCGCGGCGGGCGCGATCCTGGCGCAGCTGCGCGGCCGCTCGCCGTCCGTCGCGCCCGGGCCCGCGTCCGCGCCGTCCGGGCAACCGGAGACGCTCGTCCCGCGCTTCGCGGCGGTCCTGGGGCTCGGCGCCCTCGGCGGGTTCGTCTCGCTCTCCTACGAGATGTTCTTCTTCCGCACGATCTCCTACGCGACCGGCAGCAGCGCTCCGGCCTTCGCCATCACGCTCTGCGCCTTCCTGGTGGGGCTGGCGTCGGGCGCCCGCCGCGCCGCGCGCGGCTGCCGGCGGGGTCCGCGGCACGCGCTGGCCGCCGCGCTGCGCGCGCTCCTCGCGGGCAACGCGCTCGGCTGGGCCTTCCTGCCGCTCGCCGGGGCCGTCGCGCCGCTGGGCTGGGCCGCGCTCGCCGTGGCGCTCGCGCTCGTGTTCCTGGTCGCGCGGAGCTGGGGCGTCCTCCTGCCGACGCTCGCTCACCTGGGGGTGCCGGCCGATCGCGACGCGGGGATGCGGACGGCGCAGCTCTACCTCGCCAACATCGTCGGCTCGGCGGCGGGCAGCGTCGTGACGGGCTTCGTCCTCATGGACCGGCTGAGCCTCGCGGGCATCGCGGCGGCGCTGGTCCTCGCCGGCGTGCTGACGGCGCTGCTCCTCGGCGCGGCCGTCTCCGGGCTGCGGCCCGCGCCCACGGCCTGGGCGCTCGGCGCGGGCGCGCTCGCGGCCGCCAGCCTGCCCTCGCTCTCGTCCGGGGTCCTCGAGCGGCTCACCTGGAAGTCGTCCACGGCGGGGAAGCCGGCGTTCTCGCGGATCATCCAGAACCGCAGCGGGATCCTGGCCGTGGACGCGACCGGGACGGTGTTCGGGCACGGCCTGTACGACGGCCGGTTCAACACCGACCTGGTCCACGACACGAACGGCATCGTGCGCGCCTACGCGCTCGGGCTGTTCCACCCCTCGCCGCGCCACGTCCTGTCGATCGGGCTCTCCTCGGGCTCGTGGGCCCAGGTGATCGCGAATCATCCCGAGCTCGAGTCGCTCACCGTGGTGGAGATCAACCCCGGCTGCCTCGAGCTCGTCCGCGGCGACCCGGCGGTGGCCTCGGTGCTGTCGAACCCCAAGGTGGCGATCCACGTGGACGACGCCCGCCGCTGGCTCTCCGCGAACCCGCACCGCCGCTTCGACGCCATCGTCTCGAACACGACCTATCACTTCCGCGCCCACGCGAGCAGCCTGCTGTCCGCGGAGTTCCTCGCGCTCGTGCGCGGACACCTCCGCCCGGGCGGGATCTTCTTCTACAACACCACCGGCTCCGAGCGCGCCCAGCGCACGGGCTGCCTCGCCTTCCCGCACGGCGTCCGCTTCAGCAACCAGCTCGTCGTCTCGGACGCGCCGCTCGACCTCGACTTCGCGCGCTGGCGCCGGACGCTCGAGGCCTACCGGATCGACGGGCGCCCCGTGCTCGACCCGTCCCGCCCCGACGACCGGCGCGCCCTCGCCGCCCTCCTCTCGATGGAGACGGCGCTCGAGCCGGGCGGCGGGTCCTCTCCGGCGCGTCCGGTCGAGCGGTGCCAGGACATCGCCGCCCGCACGGCAGGGAAGGCCCCGATCACCGACGACAACATGGGGAGCGAGTGGCGCGTGGTGTTCGGGCTCGAGTGA